A single Pogoniulus pusillus isolate bPogPus1 chromosome 27, bPogPus1.pri, whole genome shotgun sequence DNA region contains:
- the DUSP14 gene encoding dual specificity protein phosphatase 14, whose translation MTSRSHNSLPRTLMAPRMLSEGALGGIAQITPSLYLSRGSVASNRHLLLSRGITCIINATIEIPNFNWPQFEYVKVPLADMPNAPISLYFDSVADKINSVARKHGATLVHCAAGVSRSATLCIAYLMKYHKVTLFEAYNWVKSRRPVIRPNVGFWRQLIDYERKLFGKTTVKMVQTPYGIIPDLYERERRPLMPYWGI comes from the coding sequence ATGACCTCCAGAAGCCACAACTCCCTCCCGAGAACTCTGATGGCTCCACGAATGCTTTCTGAAGGTGCCCTCGGGGGCATCGCCCAGATCACCCCCTCGCTGTACCTGAGCCGGGGCAGCGTCGCCTCCAACCGGCACCTGCTCCTGTCCCGGGGCATCACCTGCATCATCAACGCCACCATCGAGATCCCCAACTTCAACTGGCCCCAGTTTGAGTACGTGAAAGTGCCTTTGGCTGACATGCCCAACGCCCCCATCTCCCTGTACTTCGACAGCGTGGCCGACAAGATCAACAGCGTGGCGCGGAAGCACGGTGCCACCTTAGTGCACTGCGCCGCCGGCGTCAGCAGGTCGGCCACGCTCTGCATCGCCTACCTGATGAAGTACCACAAGGTGACCCTCTTCGAGGCCTACAACTGGGTGAAATCGCGGCGCCCCGTGATACGCCCCAACGTGGGCTTCTGGAGGCAACTGATAGACTACGAGAGGAAGCTCTTTGGGAAGACCACGGTTAAAATGGTGCAGACACCATACGGCATCATCCCAGACCTCTACGAGAGAGAACGGAGACCCCTGATGCCTTACTGGGGAATTTAA